The following are encoded together in the Streptomyces sp. NBC_00358 genome:
- a CDS encoding ABC transporter substrate-binding protein, with amino-acid sequence MRSTGFRRTFVTLMASSVALTAAACGSSGDDAANGKTRITVNCEPPKSAKVDRSFFDADTKKFEKANPGIDVAMHDAFPCQDPKTFDAKLAGGQMEDVFYTYFTDAKHVVDVNQAADITSYVKDLKSYGTIQQQLRDIYTVDGKIYGVPRTGYSMGLIYNKKLFQQAGLDPDKPPATWEELRADAKKIAALGKGTVGYADYSAQNQGGWHFTAEVYSQGGNVVSEDGKKATVDTPEGKAVLQNLKDMRWGDNSMGSKQLLVINDVQQMMGSGKLGMYLSAPDNIPILVKEKGGNYNDLALAPMPGGKGTLIGGDGYMFNKKDTPAQIKAGLKWLDHMFLTPGSGFVGDYARAKQNNAPVGLPEPRLFTGAADAKDQQIKKANANVPVENYQAFLDGNQNLQMKIEPPQAQQIYSVLDAAVSAVLTKKDADIDQLLKDASGKIDSILARG; translated from the coding sequence ATGAGAAGTACCGGGTTCCGCCGTACCTTCGTCACGCTCATGGCGTCCTCCGTCGCGCTCACCGCGGCCGCCTGCGGTTCGAGCGGCGACGACGCGGCCAACGGAAAGACCCGCATCACGGTCAACTGCGAGCCGCCGAAGAGCGCCAAGGTCGACCGCTCGTTCTTCGACGCCGACACCAAGAAGTTCGAGAAGGCCAACCCGGGCATCGACGTCGCCATGCACGACGCGTTCCCGTGTCAGGACCCCAAGACCTTCGACGCCAAGCTCGCCGGCGGCCAGATGGAGGACGTGTTCTACACGTACTTCACCGACGCCAAGCACGTCGTCGACGTCAACCAGGCCGCCGACATCACGAGTTACGTCAAGGACCTCAAGAGCTACGGCACCATCCAGCAGCAACTGCGCGACATCTACACCGTGGACGGCAAGATCTACGGCGTCCCGCGCACCGGCTACTCGATGGGCCTCATCTACAACAAGAAGCTCTTCCAGCAGGCCGGCCTGGACCCCGACAAGCCCCCGGCCACCTGGGAGGAGCTGCGCGCGGACGCCAAGAAGATCGCCGCGCTCGGCAAGGGCACGGTCGGATACGCCGACTACAGCGCCCAGAACCAGGGCGGCTGGCACTTCACCGCGGAGGTCTACTCGCAGGGCGGGAACGTCGTCTCCGAGGACGGCAAGAAGGCGACCGTCGACACCCCCGAGGGCAAGGCGGTCCTGCAGAACCTCAAGGACATGCGCTGGGGCGACAACTCCATGGGCAGCAAGCAACTGCTGGTCATCAACGACGTCCAGCAGATGATGGGCTCCGGCAAGCTCGGCATGTACCTCTCCGCGCCCGACAACATCCCGATCCTCGTCAAGGAGAAGGGCGGCAACTACAACGACCTCGCCCTCGCGCCCATGCCCGGCGGCAAGGGCACGCTCATCGGCGGCGACGGCTACATGTTCAACAAGAAGGACACCCCGGCGCAGATCAAGGCCGGCCTCAAGTGGCTCGACCACATGTTCCTGACGCCCGGATCCGGCTTCGTCGGCGACTACGCCCGCGCCAAGCAGAACAACGCCCCGGTCGGCCTGCCCGAGCCGCGGCTGTTCACCGGAGCCGCCGACGCCAAGGACCAGCAGATCAAGAAGGCCAACGCCAACGTGCCGGTGGAGAACTACCAGGCCTTCCTCGACGGCAACCAGAACCTGCAGATGAAGATCGAGCCCCCGCAGGCCCAGCAGATCTACTCCGTCCTCGACGCCGCCGTGTCCGCCGTCCTCACCAAGAAGGACGCCGACATCGACCAGCTCCTCAAGGACGCCTCCGGCAAGATCGACTCCATTCTGGCCCGAGGCTGA
- a CDS encoding (2Fe-2S)-binding protein has protein sequence MNPLDLVRAEPGPSFTVTLDGRDIEVLPGRTVAAALWAAGVTSWRTTRDGGRPRGVFCGIGVCFDCLVIVNDRPNQRACLVPLAPGDSIRTQEGIGHDG, from the coding sequence GTGAATCCCCTGGACCTCGTACGGGCCGAGCCCGGCCCCTCGTTCACCGTCACCCTCGACGGCCGGGACATCGAGGTGCTGCCCGGCCGGACCGTCGCCGCCGCCCTGTGGGCCGCGGGCGTCACCTCCTGGCGCACCACCCGCGACGGCGGTCGGCCCCGCGGTGTCTTCTGCGGGATCGGCGTCTGTTTCGACTGCCTCGTCATCGTCAACGACCGCCCCAACCAACGGGCTTGTCTGGTCCCGCTGGCCCCCGGCGACTCGATCCGCACCCAGGAAGGGATCGGCCACGATGGCTGA
- a CDS encoding GntR family transcriptional regulator, with translation MADRRSNAPSAAPDLPTLGGRRSSYRERVADALRAALIAGELRPGEVYSAPTLAARFGVSATPVREAMLDLAKEGLVDTVPNKGFRVTAVSEKQLDEYTHIRSLIEIPTVVRLATTADPVSLEALRPAAREIVTAAAAGDLIAYVEADIRFHLGLLALAGNSHLVEVVGDLRKRSRLYGLNALVEAGRLEASAREHLELLDALLERDERAVRAVMTRHLGHVRGLWAAP, from the coding sequence ATGGCCGACCGGCGCAGCAACGCACCCTCAGCCGCTCCCGATCTGCCCACGCTGGGCGGCAGGCGGAGCAGCTATCGCGAGCGGGTGGCCGACGCCCTGCGCGCCGCCCTGATCGCGGGCGAGCTGCGGCCCGGCGAGGTCTACTCGGCGCCCACGCTGGCGGCCCGTTTCGGTGTCTCCGCGACGCCGGTCCGCGAGGCCATGCTCGACCTGGCCAAGGAGGGCCTGGTCGACACCGTGCCCAACAAGGGGTTCCGGGTCACGGCGGTCTCCGAGAAGCAGCTCGACGAGTACACCCACATCCGGTCGCTCATCGAGATCCCCACCGTCGTGCGGTTGGCCACCACCGCGGACCCCGTCTCGCTGGAGGCGCTGCGGCCGGCCGCCCGGGAGATCGTGACCGCCGCCGCGGCCGGTGACCTCATCGCCTACGTGGAGGCGGACATCCGCTTCCATCTCGGCCTGCTGGCCCTCGCGGGCAACTCCCACCTGGTCGAGGTCGTCGGCGACCTGCGCAAGCGGTCGCGCCTGTACGGGCTCAACGCCTTGGTCGAGGCGGGCCGTCTGGAGGCCTCGGCCAGGGAGCACCTGGAACTCCTCGACGCCCTCCTGGAGCGCGACGAGCGCGCCGTACGAGCCGTGATGACACGGCACCTGGGTCATGTCCGCGGTCTGTGGGCGGCGCCCTGA
- a CDS encoding LacI family DNA-binding transcriptional regulator, which produces MTRRLAQVAKKVGVSEATVSRVLNGKPGVSDSTRQAVLSALDVLGYERPTQLRGERARLVGLVLPELQNPIFPAFAEVIGGALAQLGLTPVLCTQTKGGVSEADYVELLLQQQVSGVVFAGGLYAQADAPHDHYRQLADRNIPVVLVNAAIEHLGFPCVSCDDAVAVEQAWRHLDSLGHERIGLVLGPADHMPSGRKLAAARALAPGLPDAHVARAMFSLEGGQAAATRLLDQGVTGIICASDPLALGAVRAARRKGLSVPGEISVVGYDDSAFMNCTEPPLTTVRQPIEAMGRAAVELLSAQIGGGSVTAEELLFEPELVVRGSTAQAPRG; this is translated from the coding sequence ATGACGCGACGACTTGCTCAGGTGGCGAAGAAGGTCGGGGTCAGTGAGGCCACGGTCAGCCGGGTGCTCAACGGCAAGCCCGGAGTCTCCGATTCCACTCGGCAGGCGGTGCTCTCCGCCCTGGACGTCCTCGGGTACGAGCGGCCGACCCAACTGCGCGGCGAACGCGCGCGGCTCGTCGGTCTCGTCCTGCCCGAGCTGCAGAACCCGATCTTCCCGGCCTTCGCCGAAGTGATCGGCGGAGCGCTCGCGCAGCTCGGCCTCACCCCCGTGCTGTGCACCCAGACCAAGGGCGGCGTCTCCGAGGCCGACTACGTGGAGCTGCTGCTCCAGCAGCAGGTCTCCGGAGTGGTGTTCGCCGGCGGTCTGTACGCGCAGGCCGACGCGCCGCACGACCACTACCGCCAGCTCGCGGACCGCAATATTCCGGTGGTGCTGGTCAACGCGGCCATCGAGCACCTCGGCTTCCCCTGCGTCTCCTGCGACGACGCGGTCGCCGTCGAGCAGGCCTGGCGTCATCTCGACTCCCTCGGCCACGAGCGGATAGGGCTCGTCCTCGGCCCCGCCGACCACATGCCCTCGGGCCGCAAGCTCGCGGCGGCGCGCGCCCTCGCGCCCGGGCTCCCCGACGCGCACGTCGCGCGGGCGATGTTCTCGCTGGAGGGCGGTCAGGCCGCGGCCACCCGGCTGCTCGACCAGGGGGTCACCGGCATCATCTGCGCCAGCGACCCGCTCGCGCTCGGCGCCGTACGGGCCGCCCGCCGCAAGGGTCTCAGCGTCCCCGGCGAGATCTCCGTCGTCGGATACGACGACTCGGCGTTCATGAACTGCACCGAACCCCCGCTGACCACGGTCCGCCAGCCCATCGAGGCCATGGGGCGCGCCGCGGTGGAACTGCTGAGCGCGCAGATCGGCGGCGGCAGTGTGACCGCCGAAGAGCTTCTGTTCGAACCGGAGTTGGTGGTGCGGGGGTCCACCGCGCAGGCGCCCCGCGGCTGA
- a CDS encoding NAD(P)/FAD-dependent oxidoreductase, producing the protein MSKPFTCDVVVVGAGMVGAACALYAARAGLGVAVVDRGPVSGGTTGAGEGNLLVSDKEPGPELDLALLSGRLWADLAEERAESIEYEAKGGVVVASTPEGLAALETFAEGQRAAGVLTEPVTADELHSLEPYLAPGLAGAVHYPQDTQVMPALAAAHLLRASGARLLTGRTVTEVLRAKDGSVRGVRTDRGDLHAPAVVNAAGTWGAEVASLAGVTLPVLPRRGFVLVTEPVPRRVRHKVYAADYVADVASDSAALQTSPVVEGTAAGPILIGASRERVGFDRAFSLPVVRELAEGATRLFPFLSEVRALRTYLGFRPYLPDHLPAIGPDPRVPGLFHACGHEGAGIGLSTGTGLLIAQTLAGGAPDLDLAPFRPDRFLEEAA; encoded by the coding sequence GTGAGCAAGCCATTTACCTGCGATGTCGTGGTCGTCGGCGCCGGAATGGTGGGTGCCGCCTGTGCCCTGTACGCGGCTCGCGCGGGCCTCGGCGTCGCCGTGGTGGACCGGGGCCCGGTGTCCGGCGGCACCACCGGCGCGGGGGAGGGGAACCTGCTCGTCTCCGACAAGGAGCCCGGGCCCGAACTCGACCTCGCACTGCTCTCCGGGCGCCTGTGGGCCGACCTCGCCGAGGAGCGGGCGGAGTCGATCGAGTACGAGGCCAAGGGCGGTGTCGTCGTGGCCTCGACGCCCGAGGGCCTGGCCGCGCTGGAGACCTTCGCCGAGGGGCAGCGGGCGGCCGGTGTACTGACCGAACCGGTTACCGCCGATGAACTGCACAGCCTGGAACCGTACTTGGCCCCGGGTCTCGCGGGCGCCGTTCACTACCCGCAGGACACCCAGGTGATGCCCGCCCTGGCCGCGGCGCATCTTCTACGGGCCTCGGGGGCGCGGTTGCTGACCGGGCGCACCGTCACCGAGGTGCTGCGCGCGAAGGACGGCTCGGTCCGCGGCGTGCGCACCGACCGGGGTGATCTGCACGCACCCGCCGTCGTCAACGCGGCCGGGACCTGGGGTGCCGAGGTGGCCTCGCTCGCGGGCGTCACCCTGCCCGTCCTGCCCCGCCGAGGATTCGTCCTCGTCACCGAACCCGTGCCGCGCCGGGTGCGCCACAAGGTGTACGCGGCGGACTACGTGGCCGACGTCGCCAGCGACTCCGCCGCTCTGCAGACATCGCCCGTGGTCGAGGGGACCGCGGCCGGGCCGATCCTGATCGGCGCGAGCCGGGAACGCGTCGGCTTCGACCGGGCGTTCTCGCTGCCCGTCGTGCGGGAACTGGCCGAGGGCGCCACGCGGCTCTTTCCCTTCCTGTCCGAGGTGCGCGCCCTGCGGACCTACCTCGGATTCCGCCCCTATCTGCCCGACCATCTGCCCGCCATCGGCCCCGACCCCCGGGTGCCCGGTCTCTTCCACGCCTGCGGGCACGAGGGGGCGGGCATCGGACTGTCCACCGGGACCGGACTGCTCATCGCCCAGACCCTGGCGGGCGGCGCACCCGATCTCGACCTCGCGCCGTTCCGGCCCGACCGCTTCTTGGAGGAGGCCGCGTGA
- a CDS encoding dihydrodipicolinate synthase family protein yields MTVTPDSRPWRGVLVATALPLNDDLSVNYDRYAEHCAWLVENGCDGVVPNGSLGEYQVLTPEERARVVETAVAAIGGSRVMPGVAAYGSAEARRWAEQARDAGCGAVMLLPPNAYRADERSVLAHYEEVSRAGVPVVAYNNPIDTKVDLVPELLAKLHAAGFVQGVKEFSGDVRRAYRIAELAPELDLLIGADDVLLELAVAGAKGWVAGYPNALPRASVELYRAAVAGDLDTAGKLYRQLHPLLRWDSQVEFVQAIKLSMDLVGRHGGPVRPPRVPLLPEQEAAVRLATDRAVAAGLA; encoded by the coding sequence ATGACCGTCACCCCCGACAGCCGCCCTTGGCGCGGTGTCCTCGTCGCCACCGCTCTCCCGCTGAACGACGACCTCTCGGTGAACTACGACCGGTACGCAGAGCACTGCGCCTGGCTCGTCGAGAACGGCTGCGACGGCGTCGTGCCGAACGGCTCGCTCGGCGAGTACCAGGTGCTCACACCCGAGGAGCGAGCCAGGGTCGTCGAGACGGCCGTCGCCGCGATCGGCGGGTCCCGGGTGATGCCGGGCGTCGCCGCGTACGGCTCCGCCGAGGCCCGCCGCTGGGCCGAGCAGGCCAGGGACGCGGGCTGCGGCGCCGTGATGCTGCTGCCGCCCAACGCCTATCGCGCGGACGAGCGTTCCGTCCTCGCCCACTACGAGGAGGTCTCCCGGGCGGGCGTGCCGGTCGTCGCGTACAACAACCCGATCGACACCAAGGTCGACCTGGTGCCCGAACTCCTCGCGAAGCTGCACGCGGCCGGGTTCGTCCAGGGCGTCAAGGAGTTCTCCGGCGATGTGCGCCGTGCCTACCGCATCGCCGAACTCGCACCGGAACTGGACCTGTTGATCGGCGCCGACGACGTGCTGCTCGAACTCGCCGTCGCGGGGGCCAAGGGCTGGGTGGCCGGCTACCCGAACGCGCTGCCCCGCGCGAGCGTCGAGCTCTACCGCGCGGCCGTCGCCGGTGACCTGGACACGGCGGGCAAGCTCTACCGTCAGCTGCACCCGCTGCTGCGCTGGGACTCCCAGGTCGAGTTCGTCCAGGCCATCAAGCTGTCCATGGACCTCGTCGGCCGCCACGGCGGTCCGGTCCGGCCGCCGCGCGTCCCGCTGCTGCCCGAGCAGGAGGCCGCCGTGCGGCTGGCCACCGACCGGGCCGTCGCCGCCGGTCTCGCCTGA
- a CDS encoding FAD/NAD(P)-dependent oxidoreductase has translation MADGRHRLVVIGAGPAGLAGTLAAAARGIHVTLIDSAAAAGGQFYRRPASGLGARRPRALHHEWRTWERLEQGLAEHVEAGTVEYLTDHHVWLVERTEETGRTEGTEETERAAWTERGERADRAGRAERAERAERLIPAWPGFVVHALLGRLQERSVTVRADAVLLATGGYEKVLPFPGWTLPGVVTAGGAQAMLKGGLVVPGRRAVVAGTGPLLLPVATGLAAAGVEVAAVVESADPRGVLRRAGALTSQPGKLVEGTRYAARLLRHRVPFLPLHTVLEAHGAEAHGAEAHGAEAHGAEAHGAEAHGAEAHGAETRGAEAQGPRGAERLEAVTVAALGPDGRVRPGTERRIPCDTLAVGHGMIPHTDLAGALGCRIDGMKVDVDDEQRTDVPGVWAAGETTGIGGAALSLTEGHLAGRSVAARLTGAAADPRATARAVRARTRMRRFAAALDAVYAPPAHWTDRITDDTVVCRCEEVTGGRVRAAVTDLGAGDVRTVKLLTRAGMGWCQGRICEPAVAGLAGCEQGATRRLLARPVPLGVLARAGTDDGGAPDADSPPTAR, from the coding sequence ATGGCTGACGGACGCCACCGTCTCGTGGTGATCGGCGCGGGTCCGGCCGGCCTGGCCGGCACGCTGGCCGCGGCGGCACGCGGCATCCACGTGACACTGATCGACTCGGCCGCGGCGGCGGGCGGGCAGTTCTACCGCCGGCCCGCGAGCGGTCTCGGAGCCCGGCGGCCCCGGGCGCTGCACCACGAGTGGCGCACCTGGGAACGCCTGGAACAGGGGCTCGCCGAACACGTGGAAGCGGGCACCGTCGAGTACTTGACGGACCATCACGTATGGCTGGTGGAGCGGACGGAGGAGACCGGGCGGACCGAAGGGACGGAAGAGACCGAGCGGGCCGCCTGGACCGAGCGGGGCGAGCGCGCGGACCGAGCGGGGCGGGCCGAACGTGCCGAACGCGCCGAACGGTTGATCCCCGCCTGGCCCGGATTCGTCGTCCACGCCCTCCTCGGGCGCCTCCAGGAGCGCTCCGTCACCGTGCGCGCCGACGCGGTGCTGCTCGCCACCGGCGGGTACGAGAAGGTGCTGCCCTTCCCCGGCTGGACCCTTCCCGGAGTCGTGACCGCGGGCGGGGCCCAGGCCATGCTCAAGGGCGGTCTCGTGGTGCCGGGGCGGAGGGCCGTCGTCGCGGGCACCGGGCCGCTGCTGCTGCCGGTGGCGACCGGACTGGCGGCCGCCGGGGTCGAGGTCGCCGCGGTCGTGGAGTCCGCCGACCCGAGGGGCGTGCTCCGCAGGGCCGGGGCGCTCACGTCTCAGCCCGGAAAGCTCGTCGAGGGAACCCGCTACGCGGCCCGGCTCCTGCGCCACCGGGTGCCGTTCCTCCCCCTGCACACCGTCCTCGAAGCCCATGGAGCCGAAGCCCATGGAGCCGAAGCCCATGGAGCCGAAGCCCATGGAGCCGAAGCCCATGGAGCCGAAGCCCATGGAGCCGAAGCCCATGGAGCCGAGACCCGTGGAGCCGAAGCGCAGGGGCCTCGCGGCGCGGAGCGGCTCGAAGCCGTGACCGTCGCCGCGCTCGGCCCCGACGGGCGGGTGCGGCCGGGAACCGAGCGCCGCATCCCCTGCGACACGCTCGCCGTGGGCCACGGGATGATCCCCCACACCGATCTCGCCGGGGCGCTCGGCTGCCGTATCGACGGGATGAAGGTCGACGTGGACGACGAACAGCGCACCGACGTTCCCGGCGTCTGGGCCGCGGGCGAGACCACCGGTATCGGCGGCGCCGCACTCTCCCTGACCGAGGGGCACCTCGCGGGCCGGTCGGTCGCCGCCCGCCTCACCGGTGCCGCGGCCGACCCCCGTGCGACGGCCCGAGCCGTCAGGGCCCGTACGAGAATGCGGAGGTTCGCCGCCGCCCTCGACGCCGTGTACGCGCCGCCCGCCCACTGGACGGACCGGATCACCGACGACACCGTCGTGTGCCGTTGCGAGGAGGTCACCGGCGGCCGTGTCCGCGCGGCCGTGACCGACCTCGGCGCCGGCGACGTACGGACGGTCAAACTGCTCACCCGCGCCGGTATGGGGTGGTGCCAGGGCCGGATCTGCGAACCCGCGGTCGCCGGACTCGCCGGCTGCGAACAGGGCGCCACACGAAGGCTGTTGGCGCGCCCGGTGCCGCTCGGCGTGCTCGCCCGTGCCGGTACGGACGACGGAGGAGCACCGGACGCGGACTCTCCTCCCACCGCGCGGTGA
- a CDS encoding proline racemase family protein produces MRSKLVLHAVDSHTEGMPTRVITGGIGTVPGATMNERRLYFRQHRDDVKQFLMNEPRGHAAMSGAILQPSTRPDCDYGVIYIEVSGYLPMCGHGTIGVATVLVETGMVEVVEPVTTIRLDTPAGLVVAEVEVEDGAARSVTLRNVPSFVVGLDREAVLADGRTVTYDLAYGGNFYAILPLEQFGLPFDRSRKDEILAAGLALMDAVNAGDEPVHPEDPSIRGCHHVHLYAPGATARFSRHAMAIHPGWFDRSPCGTGTSARMAQLHARGELPLDTEFVNESFIGTRFTGRLLGTTEVAGTPAVLPSFTGRAWITGTAQYLLDPSDPFPAGFVL; encoded by the coding sequence ATGCGCAGCAAACTCGTCCTGCACGCCGTCGACTCGCACACCGAGGGCATGCCCACCCGGGTGATCACCGGCGGGATCGGCACGGTCCCGGGCGCGACCATGAACGAACGGCGGCTGTACTTCCGTCAGCACCGCGACGACGTCAAGCAGTTCCTGATGAACGAGCCGCGCGGCCACGCGGCGATGAGCGGCGCCATCCTCCAGCCGTCCACCCGGCCGGACTGCGACTACGGCGTGATCTACATCGAGGTGTCGGGCTACCTCCCGATGTGCGGACACGGCACCATCGGCGTCGCGACGGTGCTCGTGGAGACCGGCATGGTCGAGGTCGTCGAGCCGGTCACCACGATCCGGCTCGACACCCCGGCGGGGCTCGTCGTCGCCGAGGTCGAGGTCGAGGACGGCGCGGCCAGGTCGGTCACGCTCAGGAACGTGCCGTCCTTCGTCGTCGGCCTGGACCGCGAGGCCGTCCTCGCCGACGGGCGCACGGTGACGTACGACCTGGCGTACGGCGGGAACTTCTACGCGATCCTGCCGCTGGAGCAGTTCGGACTGCCCTTCGACCGCTCCCGCAAGGACGAGATCCTGGCGGCGGGGCTGGCGCTGATGGACGCGGTCAACGCCGGGGACGAGCCCGTGCACCCGGAGGACCCGTCCATCCGCGGCTGCCACCACGTCCACCTGTACGCCCCCGGGGCGACGGCCCGCTTCTCGCGGCACGCGATGGCGATCCACCCCGGTTGGTTCGACCGCTCACCCTGCGGTACGGGCACCAGCGCGCGCATGGCCCAGCTGCACGCCCGGGGTGAACTCCCGCTGGACACCGAGTTCGTGAACGAGTCCTTCATCGGGACACGGTTCACCGGGCGGCTGCTGGGCACCACCGAGGTCGCCGGAACACCCGCCGTGCTGCCCAGCTTCACGGGTCGCGCCTGGATCACGGGGACCGCCCAGTACCTGCTGGACCCGTCGGACCCGTTCCCGGCCGGGTTCGTCCTGTGA
- a CDS encoding aminopeptidase P family protein: MAKGRKNGLYRGISDELSALMRTGWADTERNDLRPGEQAAHAARRRAALSALFPGERLVVPSGGLRTRSNDTHYPFRPYTGYVHLTGDQARDGALVLEPRADGGHDAHCYQLPRDSRDSDEFWTGMTAELWMGRRRSLAESEQVLGLPCRDIRTISEDLADSGVPTRVVRGHAPAVEAALVTDEDRDAELEEALSGLRLVKDAWEIGELRRAVDSTVRGFTDVVRELSQAVATSERWIEGTFFRRARVEGNDVGYGSICAAGEHATIMHWTENDGPVRPGELLLLDAGVETRTLYTADVTRTLPISGTFTPVQRKVYDAVYEAQEAGMAAVKPGARYRDFHDAAQWSMTERLVAWGFVEGPVERAFELGLQRRFTMAGTGHMLGLDVHDCARARNEDYVGGVLEPGMVLTVEPGLYFQPDDLSVPEEWRGIGVRIEDDLVVTADGYENLSDALPRSADEVEAWMRKFAG, encoded by the coding sequence GTGGCCAAGGGCCGAAAGAACGGTCTCTACCGAGGAATCTCCGACGAGCTGTCCGCCCTGATGCGCACGGGCTGGGCCGACACCGAGCGGAACGATCTGCGGCCCGGCGAACAGGCCGCCCACGCGGCCCGCCGGCGCGCCGCGCTCTCCGCCCTCTTCCCCGGCGAGCGGCTGGTCGTCCCGTCCGGAGGTCTCAGGACCCGGTCGAACGACACGCACTATCCGTTCCGCCCGTACACGGGATACGTGCACCTGACGGGCGATCAGGCCCGGGACGGCGCGCTCGTGCTGGAGCCGCGCGCCGACGGCGGCCACGACGCGCACTGCTACCAGCTCCCCCGCGACAGCCGGGACAGCGACGAGTTCTGGACGGGCATGACGGCCGAGCTGTGGATGGGCCGCCGCCGGTCCCTCGCGGAGTCCGAGCAGGTTCTCGGACTGCCCTGCCGTGACATCCGTACGATCTCCGAGGACCTGGCGGACAGCGGCGTCCCGACCCGCGTCGTGCGCGGCCACGCACCCGCGGTCGAGGCGGCGCTCGTCACGGACGAGGACCGGGACGCCGAGCTGGAGGAGGCGCTGTCCGGGCTGCGACTGGTCAAGGACGCGTGGGAGATCGGCGAGCTGCGCCGCGCGGTGGACTCCACCGTCCGCGGATTCACCGATGTCGTACGGGAGCTGTCACAGGCGGTCGCCACCTCGGAGCGGTGGATCGAGGGCACCTTCTTCCGCCGTGCCCGTGTCGAGGGCAACGACGTCGGCTACGGCTCGATCTGCGCCGCCGGTGAACACGCCACGATCATGCACTGGACGGAGAACGACGGACCGGTCCGCCCCGGCGAACTGCTGCTGCTCGACGCGGGCGTGGAGACCCGCACGCTCTACACCGCCGACGTGACCCGCACCCTTCCGATCAGCGGCACGTTCACTCCGGTCCAGCGGAAGGTCTACGACGCCGTGTACGAGGCGCAGGAGGCGGGCATGGCGGCGGTGAAGCCGGGTGCCCGGTACCGCGACTTCCATGACGCCGCGCAGTGGTCGATGACCGAGCGGCTGGTGGCCTGGGGCTTCGTCGAAGGCCCGGTGGAGCGCGCGTTCGAACTCGGCCTGCAGCGCCGCTTCACCATGGCGGGCACCGGGCACATGCTCGGGCTCGACGTCCACGACTGCGCCCGCGCCCGCAACGAGGACTATGTCGGCGGGGTCCTGGAGCCGGGCATGGTCCTCACCGTCGAACCGGGCCTGTACTTCCAGCCGGACGACCTGAGCGTGCCCGAGGAATGGCGCGGCATCGGCGTCCGTATCGAGGACGACCTCGTGGTCACGGCGGACGGCTACGAGAACCTCTCGGACGCGCTTCCCCGCTCGGCCGACGAAGTCGAGGCGTGGATGCGGAAGTTCGCCGGATAG